A window of Clostridium novyi genomic DNA:
AGAAAATAATTTTATTAATTATTTTACTCTTCAAGAATACTTAAGCGAGTTAGAAAATGCTTCCTTCATAAATGTAATAGAACAAGAAGGTAAACATAGAATAGTCATATCAAGTAAAGGTTTAAAAGTACTGTCATTATTTAGAAATCGTATATCTAAAGATAAATTGAAAGCAATAGATGTATATCTTTCAAAGCAATTAGAAAATATAAAAAAGGAAATAACTATTTCTTCCGAATATACCATCGAAGGTAATAACTATATTGTAAATTTAAAAGCTATTGAAAATAATTCTATTTTAATTGATTTAAAATTAAATGTAGCTTCAAATGA
This region includes:
- a CDS encoding DUF4364 family protein — translated: MFNNTSDLVEDKLLLLYLLENIKLPISNNQITQIILENNFINYFTLQEYLSELENASFINVIEQEGKHRIVISSKGLKVLSLFRNRISKDKLKAIDVYLSKQLENIKKEITISSEYTIEGNNYIVNLKAIENNSILIDLKLNVASNEQAKALCANWKENPSEIYYKLIKVLINDIK